The Syngnathus acus chromosome 11, fSynAcu1.2, whole genome shotgun sequence genome includes the window agtacgcgacaggtaacgagaggcaggtgagaatgatcacactaatcatgggcacacaggaggggagggccgagcacacagacagaaaccatgacaacagacacATAGTTGAACGGCTGGggactaggggtgtaaatcgcgggttttgccacgatacgatatttgccgatatcttaaagcctgctgtgattcattcacgatacatcacgatatagtgctctacgatcgatatagaacaatatcctgatttataacaattcatacgcaaaatcaacaaggtactgcaaactctttatttaggaaattacaaagtgcttccaaatgaatgacttgaagcccaaaggggagcgaatttcctcgtcttcttggacactagccatagcaccagaccaggagccgcgtagttgtcggctcccctttcacgtgcctgctctgctcacaacacaacacgccgcgtcctgctcccggaaagaggaagcaagcaataatgaactggatttcaaaataaagtcgcgtctaatgtccgaggtcaaacacggcgatataaatcgatgtttacgtttagcatcaatgccaataaatcgtagagcattatatcgattaatcgatgtgtatcgatgaatcgttacacccctagtatatatgcatacacgttatttaaaaactactacaagtgttataaaatcaagattacccaaagagaagcataatctccccgttgttgcataacggcgcatcccttcatgcaataaagttagccgttagcttggagaaaacgtgcataaaagaagtggtgtttcagtgagtggttctttctttccttggcaaatcctaaatacattctggcttacatagttcacgccaggagacgcaacacattcactgactgatccgttgatgcacgggaaggcagttcacccattaactcgttcgcgaacgggaaagtcaggattcgttccctaactgatccgttctcgcgatgaactggaaatgcaaatcactcgctcactgactcgttcactcacagatccgttcagttgggGAACGGGAAaagcaattcacgactcgttcgtgaacgggaagttacgttatattcttcttcgtttcactttaggaagtgattcgttcactcgttcactgaaaaaaaaaatcgtcttgaacgaatcgttcactcacgagccaacactaacagcaacacacacataaactgagtatgtgccgatgccacaacatgaaatctcaagattctccgatttgccacgcatgcacgattagcaagtggctgaccaggccttgcgccAACTGACctgtggtttggcgatcctgtttacaatgcgctcggtattaaatgttggacaatttcccacggcacagaAACACTGATTTAAGGAATGTGATTGTGGTTTTTGTGGCGTGCATAACCAACAATTTCCAGGGTAAGCCAAATCAGTCATGGCAGGTCACTAGATAGCGCTAGTGTGCAAAACGCTGTTCAACaagcaggagaagaagaacGTAGATTAAATGAATTGGTGGCAGGTGTGCGAAACGTCAGCAAAGGACAAACATTTGCTCACCTGGGCCGGCCGCTATCTTGGCGCAACCGTACTGGACAAGCTTTTGCCCAAGCGCGCCACCTGGTGAACAGTCATGATAACTGCTCCCACAAAATCAAAGTAAATCACATGCCATAAATCACAGCAACCTGGCTACATTGTCTTCAGGAGCAACTTTGTCGCCATCTTCTGGTCAGCCTGCGAAATGCTGTCGGCAACAATTTGGAAATTCCAAACACTTAAGGCGTCTTTTCATCTGTCAATATTCGgtgtagaaataaaaattaaaaatcaaaccaTTGTTGGACTTTTGCTTTCTCTCTCGCATATATTTGTGACGTCAAAAACATGAACacattgtaaaaatgtttgacattAATTTTGACAAATACTGTACCCTCTCCACATTCTGGGGACGAACTAGTCGCAACATCACTTGTTTAAGGTCTCATCTTTTTTTGataattgtttttcaaatgcatgtataaaaaaaaaagcttatgtGGAAAATTATGAGTCAAGCACATTTTCATCATAACTTTAATTACAGTAAATGAATTCACAtccacacgcgcacacacaaaacagagacaaacaggttggcttttctttctctctccttcTTAGCTCAGTGCATAACTCAAAGgttatgattttaaaaatgtggtaaaataaacaaacacaacgtTTGTTTGCAGTCACGCCACAAAATGATAATTAGCAGCACATCTGAGCTCCTTACAATACAGAATGTCCTTACACTTGGACATTATGGGACACCAAGTGACAAAAGGTAGCTCTTGTAACTTGCACCTAAATACTGCACAGAAATCTGAACGTTGCAAGCACGCAAGCAGCGCCGTTGCCAAATCAAGTGAAGATCCCCACCACACCAATAAATGACGAGGGGGGAAGTCATAGCTACTAATCCACGAGCGAGCACCACTTGCAGGATATTTTTGTGTGAGATTCATTTGGCAGAACCTGACGTGAAAAATCTACTGCACaggaagcaaagaaaaagagagaaggaAAGGTGTCAGACAAACAGGACaagatttttctttgcaatatttaCACAGCGACACAGAGGTGTATTTACAGAATAAACAAGCACAAACGTATGGACAGAAGGAGTGACAGAAGATATAAACAGCTctgtaatataataataataaaaaaacaagaccgagatcaaataaacaatatttaTCAGATGCCATGACAGTGGGAGGaggatttcatttcaaaagccTCCAGTTACAACATGAATGTGCctgaaaattaaaacatgaaagaTGAAGCCGTGTGCTGCTACATGTGGACCAACAAATGCCCTGCCCACATAAACACGCTTCACCTTTACAGTTGAACTATCTGCGCAGGGAATCACTGTATACTCTGTACTCCCGGTCCAAATTATTTCTACATCAATGAGTGCATGATGGGAATATGCAAGAATGTCTCAAGGctgtttaaataaaagtgtctTAAAACAATGCTCAATAAAATTCGCTAAAAAGGAGGCTTCTGCAAAGTAGGTACAAATGGACGGAAGcagaacataaaaaatatcttaagaaaaaaaaaaaaaaaaagagcctggTAGAAGTTGGGCGTATCTCCTGAGTGAACATCTACGGCCTGACGAGAACATTCTGAGGCTCAGGCAGTGTCCGGTCGACCTCGTACGCACTTGACACATGGTTTCAAACTCAGCGAACAGAAAAATATGACGCAAATGAGGAAATGTGGGTGTGAtgtgttcaaataaataaaagacgaACATAGGTGGGGAGAAAGGGGATGGAGATGAAAAAagtcaatccaaaaaaaaaattatattacaGAGGACCAGCCCCCACTATCGAACCTTCACATACCACTGGAGCAGCAGCCAGACAGCGCTGTGTgcaactgttgtttgtgtgtagagtacatgtgcgtgcgtgcgtgtgtctgtcCTAACTGTTTGATAGTCTCCGGCTGGGGTGTTGATGGATGCGTCCACTGTACAAAAACATGATCTACGAGGAGCGTGAGCAGCGCGGAGAtgaacatatatatatatttatgtgtgtgtgtatgtgactGTGTATTAGGGAGAGAGAAGGAGGCTGGCCGGGCAGGCAGGCGACTGGCTGCTTCAGATGCTGTTGAGAGATCCTCGTACCGATCCCAGTTGGGAGGGGTCTGGGCCGGTACCATCTAAAGTGTACAAATGGACACAATCAGTGACTTCACATGGGAAAGGcaagcgagggagggaggaaagaagtaaagaaaaaggaaaggaaGAAGGGAAGGAATGCGTGTTTGTACCGTGAGAGGAAGCAGCGGTGTGCGCACGGGCGTGCGGAGGGATGAGTGTGGAGTTCAGCTGCGGTTGGATCGACAACTCtggacacacacagaaaaaatacTATTAGGCTTCCCTTTTCCACTGCAGACTGAGCGTTAACCTGTTTGGAGTACCTGTCGTGCTGAAGTTGAAGAGCACGGGCAGCTCCCGTCCGCTGGGCAGCCGCGCGTTGGGCTGCCGCAGCTCGTCGAAGAAGGTGTGCGAGCAGGCCTCCAGCGGCGAGAGGCGCGAGGCCGGCGTGTACTCCAGCAACCGAGAGCAGAGCGCGATGGCCTCCGGCGGCGTGCGCGGTTTGAACACCTCCGAGccggaaaagaaggaaaatgaGTCGAGTGCCGGCCCGGTGCTTCACGCAGCGCCCTGCCTGGACTCCGCTTACCTTGGTCCACGGATGCGCTTTGATCTGCGGGAACTTGAACTCTGTGTAATTGGGATTCATTTCCCGGATCTGCTCCCTGGTCGGGGTGCCGAGCACCTGGCGGAGAAGCCAGCGAGTGAGGCCAAGAGCCCAGAGCGGATCCGATCCCTTGCGGCTCGGCCGGGCGCTCACCTTGATGATCTCCACCAACTGGTCTACACCGCTGTCGCCGGGGAAGATGGGCTGGCCCAGCAGCAGCTCGGCCAGGACGCAGCCCGCCGACCAGATGTCGATGTTGGCCGTGTAGTCGGTGGCGCCAAAGATGAGCTCGGGTGCCCGGTAGTAGCGAGAGCAGATGTACGACACGTTGGGCTCGCCGCGCACCAGCTGCTTGGCGCTGAGGGGAGGGAGACGAGAAAGGCGGTGCTTGGCCGTCAAGTCCACGGATGCTCATCACCTCCACCCAAGAGTGTTTGGAGGCTATTACTTTATTCCCAAAACCTTTCGTTTTCACTAAACTGTTTCTTTTGCGACTCGTTCGAGTGGCTCACCTGCCAAAGTCACAGAGCTTGAGGATGGCAGTTTCGGGGTCCACCAGCAGGTTCTGCGGCTTGATGTCCCGGTGACACACGCCTTGCGAGTGGATGTAAGCCAAACTGCGAAAGAGCTGGTACATGTACACCTGGAAGAGACGAGCGAGCAAGACGTCACGGGGAGGTTCCCGCCGAGGTCGTTCTTTCCCG containing:
- the LOC119130265 gene encoding glycogen synthase kinase-3 beta-like isoform X2, coding for MSGSGRPRTSSFAEPPGVPGAAAPAGSAAAVGSSTGKSGVPQASGSSLSGCSNLKLARDSGKVTTVVATPGQGPDRPQEVSYTDIKVIGNGSFGVVYQARLVDSQEMVAIKKVLQDKRFKNRELQIMRKLDHCNIVRLRYFFYSSGEKKDEVYLNLVLDFVPETVYRVARHFNKNKSIIPIIYVKVYMYQLFRSLAYIHSQGVCHRDIKPQNLLVDPETAILKLCDFGSAKQLVRGEPNVSYICSRYYRAPELIFGATDYTANIDIWSAGCVLAELLLGQPIFPGDSGVDQLVEIIKVLGTPTREQIREMNPNYTEFKFPQIKAHPWTKVFKPRTPPEAIALCSRLLEYTPASRLSPLEACSHTFFDELRQPNARLPSGRELPVLFNFSTTELSIQPQLNSTLIPPHARAHTAASSHDGTGPDPSQLGSVRGSLNSI
- the LOC119130265 gene encoding glycogen synthase kinase-3 beta-like isoform X1; protein product: MSGSGRPRTSSFAEPPGVPGAAAPAGSAAAVGSSTGKSGVPQASGSSLSGCSNLKLASFLGDSGKVTTVVATPGQGPDRPQEVSYTDIKVIGNGSFGVVYQARLVDSQEMVAIKKVLQDKRFKNRELQIMRKLDHCNIVRLRYFFYSSGEKKDEVYLNLVLDFVPETVYRVARHFNKNKSIIPIIYVKVYMYQLFRSLAYIHSQGVCHRDIKPQNLLVDPETAILKLCDFGSAKQLVRGEPNVSYICSRYYRAPELIFGATDYTANIDIWSAGCVLAELLLGQPIFPGDSGVDQLVEIIKVLGTPTREQIREMNPNYTEFKFPQIKAHPWTKVFKPRTPPEAIALCSRLLEYTPASRLSPLEACSHTFFDELRQPNARLPSGRELPVLFNFSTTELSIQPQLNSTLIPPHARAHTAASSHDGTGPDPSQLGSVRGSLNSI